In a genomic window of Zingiber officinale cultivar Zhangliang chromosome 9B, Zo_v1.1, whole genome shotgun sequence:
- the LOC122025605 gene encoding UNC93-like protein 1: MGSEQRPSTAAAVAAASRSPFRYNSPLVQVGLIGIVCFCCPGMFNALSGMGGGGQVDHTAANNANTALYTTFAVFGILGGGIYNLLGPRLTLLAGCSTYVLYAGSFLYYNHYHHQLFAIIAGAVLGIGAGLLWAGQGAIMTSYPPARRKGTYISFFWTVFNMGGVIGGLIPFVLNYHRTDAASVNDGTYIAFMFFMAAGAVLSLAILPPSRVVRDDGSRASDIAYSSVRTESVEILKLFADWRMLLIVPAAWASNFFYSYQFNNVNGLLFTLRTKGLNNVFYWGAQMIGSITIGYVLDFSFNSRRTRGFVGITTVAVLGTATWAGGLANQLRYPDGVWADKLDFKDSGAKFAGPFVLYVSYGLLDAMFQSLCYWVIGALADDSQTLSRFSGFYKGVQSAGAAVAWQVDTRGTRLLPQLIVNWSLTTASYPLLALLVMLAVKDTEDGEDEKSKALKTSATLPVEENAQGKGGP, encoded by the exons ATGGGATCGGAGCAGCGCCCGAGCacggcggcggcggtggcggcggcCAGCCGCTCGCCATTCCGCTATAACTCGCCGCTAGTTCAGGTGGGGCTCATAGGGATCGTGTGCTTCTGCTGTCCGGGGATGTTCAACGCGCTCTCCGGCATGGGCGGCGGTGGCCAGGTCGACCACACAGCCGCCAACAACGCCAACACCGCCCTCTACACCACCTTCGCCGTCTTCGGCATCCTTGGCGGCGGTATCTACAACCTCCTCGGCCCCCGTCTCACCCTCCTCGCCGGCTGCTCCACCTACGTCCTCTACGCCGGCTCCTTCCTCTACTACAACCACTACCACCACCAGCTTTTCGCCATCATCGCCGGCGCCGTGCTCGGAATCGGCGCCGGCCTCCTCTGGGCCGGCCAGGGCGCCATCATGACTTCCTACCCGCCGGCGAGGCGGAAAGGGACCTATATCTCCTTTTTCTGGACCGTCTTCAATATGGGCGGCGTCATCGGCGGCCTCATCCCCTTCGTTCTCAATTACCACCGCACCGATGCGGCCTCCGTCAACGACGGCACCTATATCGCCTTTATGTTCTTCATGGCCGCCGGCGCCGTCCTCTCCCTCGCCATCCTTCCCCCCTCCCGCGTCGTCCGCGACGACGGCAGCCGCGCTTCCGACATCGCCTATTCCAGCGTGCGCACCGAGTCGGTCGAGATTCTCAAACTCTTCGCCGACTGGCGGATGCTGCTTATCGTGCCGGCCGCCTGGGCCAGCAACTTCTTCTACAGCTACCAGTTCAACAACGTCAACGGCCTCCTCTTCACCCTGCGCACCAAGGGACTGAACAACGTCTTCTACTGGGGCGCGCAGATGATCGGATCCATCACCATCGGTTACGTCCTCGACTTCAGCTTCAACAGCCGGCGAACCCGGGGGTTCGTCGGCATCACCACGGTCGCCGTGCTCGGGACCGCCACCTGGGCCGGCGGCCTCGCTAACCAGCTGCGGTACCCCGACGGCGTGTGGGCCGACAAACTCGACTTCAAGGACTCCGGCGCCAAGTTCGCTGGTCCCTTCGTCCTCTACGTCAGCTACGGCCTATTAGACGCCATGTTCCAGAGCTTGTGCTATTGGGTGATCGGCGCGTTGGCCGACGACTCCCAGACGCTCAGCAG GTTTAGTGGATTTTACAAGGGAGTGCAGAGTGCGGGGGCGGCGGTGGCCTGGCAAGTGGACACGCGCGGGACTCGTCTTCTTCCCCAATTGATAGTGAACTGGTCTCTCACCACGGCGAGCTATCCGCTGCTGGCTTTGCTGGTGATGCTCGCCGTCAAGGATACAGAAGATGGCGAGGACGAAAAGAGCAAGGCCCTCAAGACATCAGCCACTCTGCCTGTGGAGGAAAATGCTCAAGGGAAAGGGGGGCCATAG